The Erythrobacter sp. JK5 genome includes a region encoding these proteins:
- a CDS encoding multidrug effflux MFS transporter — MAATKPLTKRAPEKALGEREMIVLMALLMSLQAFGIDAMLPALGQMATEMGAGGNDRQLVISSYFLGAGIGAFFPGAFADKFGRRPVLAVGLIAYIVLSLACALISNFWVLVGLRVVQGICCAGLSVVPAAIVRDHVGGDRMARLMSLIMMIFLLVPILAPAIGQGIMMVAGWRAIFGAMALMGVIVGAWVWIRLPESLAPENVQEIDPPTILRNMREAVSVRCSIGYVIGSALVFGSLFGFLNSSQQLIGEAFGMGDYFAIIFGGAVVGMVVANFTNSRIVERFGARRVGHTALICFILISGVMWVSASNQPQGLAEFVILLSLNMAMLGFIGSNFSSIAMQPFGHIAGAASSAHTALRMGTGAILGAFIGYQYDGTSGPLAIAMLVCGLVGLGFILFSEKGVLFTRPNA, encoded by the coding sequence ATGGCAGCGACCAAGCCCCTGACCAAGCGCGCACCCGAAAAAGCATTGGGGGAGCGCGAGATGATCGTGCTGATGGCGCTGCTGATGAGCCTGCAGGCCTTCGGTATCGATGCCATGTTGCCCGCGCTCGGTCAGATGGCGACCGAGATGGGTGCTGGCGGCAACGACCGCCAGCTGGTGATCAGTTCGTACTTCCTCGGCGCGGGGATCGGCGCGTTCTTCCCCGGCGCGTTCGCCGACAAGTTCGGGCGCAGGCCGGTGCTGGCGGTGGGCCTGATCGCCTATATCGTTCTGTCGCTGGCCTGCGCCTTGATCAGCAACTTCTGGGTGCTGGTCGGCCTCAGGGTGGTGCAGGGCATCTGCTGCGCGGGCCTCTCCGTTGTCCCCGCCGCGATCGTCCGCGACCATGTCGGCGGCGACCGGATGGCGCGGCTGATGAGCCTGATCATGATGATCTTCCTGCTGGTGCCGATCCTCGCCCCGGCCATCGGGCAGGGCATCATGATGGTCGCCGGATGGCGCGCGATCTTCGGCGCAATGGCGCTGATGGGCGTGATCGTCGGCGCATGGGTGTGGATCAGGCTGCCCGAAAGCCTTGCGCCCGAAAACGTGCAGGAAATCGACCCGCCGACGATCCTGCGCAACATGCGCGAAGCTGTCTCGGTGCGGTGCTCGATCGGCTACGTGATCGGCAGCGCGCTGGTGTTCGGCAGCCTGTTCGGATTCCTCAATTCCTCGCAGCAGCTGATCGGCGAAGCCTTCGGCATGGGCGACTATTTCGCGATCATTTTCGGCGGGGCGGTGGTTGGCATGGTCGTCGCCAATTTCACCAATTCGCGGATCGTCGAGCGATTCGGCGCGCGCCGGGTCGGCCATACCGCGCTGATCTGTTTCATCCTTATCAGCGGCGTAATGTGGGTCTCCGCCAGCAACCAGCCGCAGGGGCTGGCCGAATTCGTGATCCTGCTGAGCCTCAACATGGCGATGCTGGGCTTTATCGGATCGAACTTCTCGTCGATCGCGATGCAGCCCTTCGGCCATATCGCCGGGGCGGCGAGCAGCGCACACACCGCCCTGCGGATGGGCACCGGCGCGATCCTCGGTGCGTTCATCGGCTACCAGTATGACGGCACGTCCGGGCCGCTGGCGATCGCGATGCTGGTTTGCGGCCTTGTCGGGCTGGGCTTCATCCTGTTCAGCGAGAAGGGCGTGCTGTTCACGCGTCCCAACGCGTGA
- a CDS encoding acyl-CoA carboxylase subunit beta: MSWQAELEELRQREALAEEMGGPDKVARQHSRGKMDARARLAALCDEGSFREIGKIAGKGHYDENGDLQGVTPAPFLFGKATVNGRPVVATADDFTIRGGAADAGIARKMVQAEMMAHELKLPIIRMIDGTGGGGSVKTLEQIGATYIPAVPGWGDVVENLDTVPVVALALGPTAGLGAARTVASHYSIMVRGLSQLFAAGPAVVDAMGSNYEQPKDHNEAKEALGGADIHTRNGVVDDEVASEAEAFARARHFLAFMPEHVGQLARRSNCTDPVHRKEEALLSLVPRDPKQVYSMRRCLDMVFDQGTVFEIGRMWGRAAITALARLDGWPVAVVASDPSYLGGSWEAKTSEKVERFVRLADQFRLPIVHLVDNPGFMIGREAEMAGTIRYGVQAMNAIYRATVPLASIVLRRAYGIAGSAMSNAERYQYRFCWPSGDWGSLPIAGGLEVAYKSELESSDDPEAELNSIKERLAKVTSPFRSAERFNVEDIIDPRDTRPLLCEFAELAWRKLESER; the protein is encoded by the coding sequence ATGTCCTGGCAGGCTGAACTCGAGGAACTGCGCCAACGTGAAGCGCTCGCCGAGGAAATGGGCGGGCCGGACAAGGTCGCGCGCCAGCATTCGCGCGGCAAGATGGATGCGCGTGCGCGGCTTGCGGCGCTCTGCGACGAGGGCTCGTTCCGCGAAATCGGCAAGATCGCGGGTAAGGGGCACTACGACGAAAACGGCGACCTTCAGGGCGTCACCCCCGCTCCCTTCCTGTTCGGCAAGGCAACGGTGAACGGCCGCCCGGTCGTCGCCACGGCAGACGATTTCACAATTCGCGGCGGCGCGGCGGATGCGGGCATCGCGCGCAAGATGGTGCAGGCCGAGATGATGGCGCACGAGCTGAAGCTCCCGATCATCCGCATGATCGACGGCACCGGCGGCGGCGGTTCGGTCAAGACGCTCGAACAGATCGGCGCGACCTACATTCCCGCCGTGCCCGGCTGGGGCGATGTGGTCGAAAACCTCGATACGGTGCCCGTGGTGGCGCTGGCGCTCGGGCCGACCGCAGGGCTCGGCGCGGCGCGTACGGTGGCAAGCCATTACTCGATCATGGTGCGCGGGCTGTCGCAGCTCTTCGCCGCCGGTCCCGCCGTGGTCGATGCGATGGGCTCGAATTATGAGCAACCCAAGGATCACAACGAAGCCAAGGAAGCTCTCGGCGGCGCGGATATTCATACGCGAAACGGCGTGGTCGACGATGAAGTCGCCAGCGAGGCCGAAGCCTTCGCCCGCGCGCGGCACTTTCTCGCCTTCATGCCCGAACATGTCGGCCAGCTCGCGCGCCGTTCCAACTGCACCGATCCGGTCCATCGCAAGGAGGAGGCGCTGCTGAGCCTCGTCCCGCGCGACCCCAAACAGGTCTATTCGATGCGCCGCTGCCTCGACATGGTGTTCGATCAGGGGACGGTCTTCGAGATCGGGCGGATGTGGGGTCGCGCCGCAATCACCGCCCTTGCCCGACTCGACGGCTGGCCGGTCGCGGTGGTGGCAAGCGATCCCTCCTATCTCGGAGGAAGCTGGGAGGCGAAGACCAGCGAGAAGGTCGAACGCTTCGTGAGGCTCGCCGACCAGTTCCGGCTGCCGATCGTGCACCTGGTCGACAATCCCGGCTTCATGATCGGGCGCGAGGCGGAGATGGCGGGGACGATCCGCTACGGCGTGCAGGCGATGAACGCGATCTATCGCGCCACGGTGCCGCTCGCGAGCATCGTTTTGCGCCGCGCCTATGGGATTGCCGGGAGCGCGATGAGCAATGCCGAGCGGTATCAATACCGCTTCTGCTGGCCGAGCGGCGACTGGGGCAGCCTGCCTATCGCGGGCGGTCTGGAGGTCGCCTACAAATCCGAGCTGGAATCGAGTGACGATCCGGAGGCGGAACTGAACTCGATCAAGGAAAGATTGGCCAAGGTGACCTCGCCCTTCCGCTCCGCAGAGCGCTTCAATGTCGAGGACATCATCGACCCGCGCGACACCCGCCCGCTGCTATGCGAATTCGCCGAACTGGCGTGGCGCAAGCTTGAAAGCGAGCGCTAG
- a CDS encoding acetyl/propionyl/methylcrotonyl-CoA carboxylase subunit alpha, whose amino-acid sequence MIAKLLIANRGEIACRIMRTARAMDIATVAVYSDADAKALHTRTADEAVHIGPSPAAESYLVGEKIIAAAKETGAEAIHPGYGFLSENADFAQAVIDAGLIWVGPKPESIRAMGLKDAAKERMIAAGVPVTPGYLGEDQSVERLTKEAEAIGYPVLIKAVAGGGGKGMRKVDAASDFGAALESCRREAKASFGNDEVLLEKWITSPRHIEVQVFGDSHGNVVHLFERDCSLQRRHQKVIEEAPAPGMDEATRAEICAAAVRAAKAVDYEGAGTIEFIADASEGLRADRIFFMEMNTRLQVEHPVTEEITGVDLVEWQLRVASGEPIPLKQEELSVNGWAIEARLYAEDPVKGFLPSTGRLEKFDLRPGRSGRVESAVEMGDQISPFYDPMIAKVIAHAKDRKNALDQLTWLLAGAKIWPVKTNAQFLIRSIEDTDFESGNLDTGLIERKLEGLVAPIRPDDEEKRAGALNLLMGQAFHQMLSPAYRPDGSREFRPDARTKLSTMLGFRLNSEPNRRIPLFVDGEATEAVLTEPILNANSVDMSRYGDEWLVLSGGVAHRFELAPTNERGTGHASAADGAILAPMPGKVIAVDVAEGDAVTAGQRLMVLEAMKMEHALTAPFDGTVTELAASEGGQVQVEAVLCVVEPASEEGQ is encoded by the coding sequence ATGATAGCTAAGCTCCTGATCGCCAATCGCGGCGAGATCGCCTGTCGCATCATGCGCACCGCGCGCGCGATGGATATCGCCACCGTCGCGGTCTATTCGGATGCCGATGCCAAGGCGCTGCACACCCGCACGGCGGATGAGGCGGTGCATATCGGTCCCTCTCCCGCTGCCGAGAGCTATCTCGTCGGCGAGAAGATCATCGCCGCCGCCAAGGAGACCGGCGCGGAGGCGATCCATCCGGGCTACGGGTTCCTGTCCGAGAACGCCGACTTCGCGCAGGCGGTGATCGACGCCGGGCTGATCTGGGTCGGGCCAAAGCCGGAAAGCATCCGCGCAATGGGCCTGAAAGACGCCGCCAAGGAGCGGATGATCGCCGCTGGCGTGCCAGTGACGCCGGGCTATCTGGGCGAAGACCAGTCGGTCGAGCGGCTCACCAAAGAGGCCGAGGCGATCGGCTATCCCGTACTCATCAAGGCGGTCGCGGGCGGCGGCGGCAAGGGGATGCGAAAGGTCGATGCTGCGTCCGACTTCGGAGCCGCGCTGGAAAGCTGCCGGCGCGAGGCCAAGGCCAGCTTCGGCAATGACGAGGTACTGCTGGAAAAGTGGATCACCTCGCCGCGCCATATCGAGGTGCAGGTGTTCGGCGACAGCCACGGCAATGTCGTCCACCTGTTCGAACGCGACTGTTCCTTGCAGCGCCGCCACCAGAAGGTGATCGAGGAAGCTCCCGCCCCCGGCATGGACGAGGCGACGCGCGCAGAAATCTGCGCCGCCGCCGTGCGCGCGGCCAAGGCGGTCGATTACGAGGGCGCAGGCACGATCGAATTCATCGCCGACGCCAGCGAAGGCCTGCGCGCCGACCGCATCTTCTTCATGGAGATGAACACGCGGCTTCAGGTCGAGCATCCGGTGACGGAGGAGATCACTGGGGTGGACTTAGTCGAGTGGCAGCTGCGTGTCGCGAGCGGCGAGCCGATTCCGCTCAAGCAGGAGGAGCTGAGCGTCAACGGCTGGGCGATCGAGGCACGGCTGTATGCGGAAGACCCGGTGAAGGGATTTCTGCCGAGTACGGGGCGGTTGGAGAAGTTCGACCTTCGCCCGGGCAGATCGGGACGCGTCGAAAGTGCGGTCGAGATGGGCGATCAAATCTCGCCATTTTACGATCCCATGATTGCGAAAGTCATCGCGCACGCAAAGGATCGGAAGAATGCGCTCGATCAGCTTACATGGTTGCTGGCAGGAGCAAAAATCTGGCCCGTTAAGACAAACGCTCAGTTTTTGATCCGCTCGATCGAAGACACTGATTTTGAATCTGGCAATTTAGATACCGGCTTGATCGAACGAAAGCTTGAAGGGCTAGTCGCGCCGATACGACCCGATGACGAAGAGAAAAGAGCAGGCGCGCTTAACCTATTGATGGGACAGGCTTTCCATCAGATGTTGTCACCAGCATACAGACCTGATGGTTCGCGCGAATTCCGGCCTGATGCCCGTACAAAGTTGAGCACGATGCTTGGTTTTAGGCTGAACTCGGAACCAAACCGGAGAATACCGCTATTTGTTGATGGAGAAGCAACGGAGGCAGTTCTCACCGAACCGATCCTGAACGCCAATTCGGTTGATATGAGCCGGTATGGAGACGAATGGCTGGTACTTTCCGGAGGTGTTGCACACCGATTCGAGTTGGCTCCTACCAACGAACGCGGCACCGGGCACGCCTCCGCCGCCGATGGCGCAATCCTCGCCCCCATGCCGGGCAAGGTCATCGCGGTCGATGTGGCCGAGGGCGATGCGGTCACTGCGGGCCAGCGGTTGATGGTGCTCGAGGCGATGAAGATGGAGCACGCGCTCACCGCGCCGTTCGACGGGACCGTTACCGAACTTGCCGCCAGCGAAGGCGGGCAGGTGCAGGTCGAGGCGGTGCTGTGCGTCGTGGAGCCTGCTTCGGAGGAAGGCCAGTGA
- a CDS encoding nuclear transport factor 2 family protein: MRGLPIRAAALALAAPALADHHTTPEQDAVAEAVTDFMDAISSDDRTLLTELMVPEGMIFVHDRMDPDNPRLAIVPVAEHVERWKTRTADYEEVMNYSNILVDGDMAQVWGPYSFTADGTLTHCGINSLSLVKRDGEWKVGNTSFTMVAPSECMAVGADWVEGDDS; the protein is encoded by the coding sequence ATGAGAGGACTCCCCATACGCGCCGCCGCGCTTGCGCTCGCCGCGCCTGCGCTGGCCGACCATCACACCACGCCGGAACAAGACGCAGTCGCCGAAGCCGTAACCGACTTCATGGATGCGATTTCGAGCGACGACCGGACGCTGCTCACCGAACTCATGGTGCCCGAGGGCATGATCTTCGTGCACGACCGCATGGATCCGGACAATCCGCGCCTCGCGATCGTGCCGGTTGCCGAGCACGTCGAGCGCTGGAAGACCCGCACCGCGGACTACGAGGAGGTCATGAACTACTCGAACATCCTCGTCGACGGCGACATGGCGCAGGTCTGGGGGCCGTACTCCTTCACCGCCGACGGCACGCTTACCCATTGCGGGATCAACTCGCTGAGCCTCGTGAAGCGCGATGGCGAATGGAAGGTTGGCAACACCAGCTTCACGATGGTTGCGCCGTCCGAATGCATGGCGGTTGGCGCAGACTGGGTCGAGGGCGATGATAGCTAA
- a CDS encoding phytoene/squalene synthase family protein, with product MGVEPDLQPSRREALVEHARRAIKEGSQSFSAASRLFDEETRERAWLLYAWCRRCDDIADNQVKGGPLGDQSDLDDRLALIRKLTAKAFAGEPTGDPAFDALGVVAKECGLTPAMAEDVIAGFALDAEDWRPRTEADMMRYCYHVAGAVGVMMAVVMGISPDDQDTLDRACDLGLAFQLSNIARDIVEDDAAGRCYLPAIWLVEQDIEPGQHTKPHHRQELADMAAKLVALVEKHEAAARVGAERLPFRSRWAVLSAARIYGAIGRKVRKRGTEAWNSRTFVPRWEKALYGARAFLSAIINREKHPDGPITWGIRDFRPSN from the coding sequence ATGGGCGTTGAACCCGATCTCCAACCGAGCCGCCGAGAGGCGCTGGTCGAACACGCACGGCGCGCGATCAAGGAAGGTTCGCAAAGCTTTTCCGCCGCCTCGCGCCTGTTCGATGAGGAAACCCGCGAGCGCGCGTGGCTGCTCTACGCCTGGTGCCGTCGCTGCGACGATATTGCCGACAACCAGGTCAAAGGCGGACCGCTGGGTGACCAGTCCGACCTCGACGACCGGCTGGCGCTGATCCGCAAACTCACAGCCAAAGCGTTCGCGGGCGAGCCCACCGGCGACCCGGCGTTCGATGCGCTGGGCGTGGTGGCGAAGGAATGCGGGCTGACCCCGGCCATGGCCGAAGACGTGATCGCCGGCTTCGCGCTCGATGCCGAGGACTGGCGGCCCCGCACCGAGGCGGACATGATGCGCTACTGCTACCACGTCGCCGGGGCCGTCGGGGTGATGATGGCGGTGGTGATGGGCATCTCGCCCGACGATCAGGACACGCTCGACCGCGCCTGCGACCTGGGGCTGGCGTTCCAGCTATCGAACATCGCACGGGATATCGTCGAGGACGATGCTGCGGGCCGCTGCTACCTTCCCGCGATCTGGCTGGTCGAGCAGGATATCGAGCCCGGCCAGCACACCAAGCCGCACCATCGTCAGGAACTGGCGGACATGGCCGCCAAGCTGGTCGCGCTGGTCGAAAAGCACGAAGCCGCCGCGCGGGTCGGTGCCGAGCGCCTGCCGTTCCGCAGCCGCTGGGCGGTGCTCTCCGCCGCGCGCATCTATGGCGCGATCGGCCGCAAGGTGAGGAAGCGCGGGACCGAAGCGTGGAACTCGCGCACTTTTGTGCCGCGCTGGGAAAAGGCGCTCTATGGCGCGCGCGCGTTCCTCTCGGCGATCATCAACCGCGAGAAACATCCGGATGGGCCGATCACCTGGGGCATCCGGGATTTCAGGCCCTCCAACTGA
- a CDS encoding TIGR00730 family Rossman fold protein: MKRVAVYCGSATPEDPRYLQLATEVGAGLATRGIGVVYGGGRLGLMGAVAKGAKDAGGEVIGVIPEALVNSEVANHACDELITVTGMHERKQRFTDLSDGFVTIPGGVGTMDELWEAMSWAQLGYHSDPVGLLNAFGFFDDLLKFNAKMAEVGFVRPAHQNILISADTLPELLAKMQAYQPHTPIFRMKAEEL; this comes from the coding sequence ATGAAAAGGGTGGCGGTATACTGCGGATCGGCCACGCCCGAAGACCCGCGCTATCTCCAGCTTGCGACCGAAGTCGGCGCGGGGCTCGCGACACGCGGGATCGGGGTCGTCTATGGCGGCGGGCGGCTCGGGCTGATGGGCGCGGTGGCCAAGGGCGCGAAGGATGCGGGCGGCGAGGTGATCGGGGTGATCCCCGAGGCGCTGGTCAATTCCGAAGTCGCCAATCACGCCTGCGACGAGCTTATCACCGTCACCGGCATGCACGAGCGCAAGCAGCGCTTCACCGACCTTTCCGACGGCTTCGTCACCATTCCCGGCGGGGTCGGGACGATGGACGAGCTGTGGGAGGCGATGAGCTGGGCGCAGCTCGGCTATCACTCCGACCCGGTCGGGCTGCTCAATGCGTTCGGCTTCTTCGACGATTTGCTGAAGTTCAACGCCAAGATGGCCGAGGTCGGCTTCGTCCGCCCGGCGCACCAGAATATCCTGATCTCCGCCGACACGCTGCCCGAACTGCTCGCGAAGATGCAGGCCTACCAGCCGCATACCCCGATCTTCCGGATGAAGGCCGAGGAGCTGTAG
- a CDS encoding phytoene desaturase produces MNADARLDLDPPANRGKGIDPQIAERYVGKSACVIGAGFGGMALAIRLQSAGIATTVVEARDKPGGRAYFWEKDGFTFDAGPTVITDPPCLEELWQLTGHNIAEDVELMKVMPFYRLNWPDGTNFDYSNDEDELYAEIAKLNPDDVVGYQRFLEYSAEVYEEGYIKLGTKPFLDFKSMLKAAPALVKKQAWRSVYSMVSSYIENEKLREAFSFHSLLVGGNPMNTSSIYALIHKLEKDGGVWWARGGTNRLIAGMVRHFERLGGTMRVGDAVKQVHTMGTRATEVETVSGWRERFDAVASNADIMHSYKDLLSESVRGQKMAKSLARKSFSPSLFVVHFGLDGTWPGIAHHMILFANRYKGLLDDIYKNGVLPEDFAIYLHHPTVTDPSMAPKGKSTFYALVPVAHMGKMPVDWDEVGPQLERMILDEIGRRLIPDIHDRIVTKFSYAPKDFKQDLSAHMGSAFSLEPVLWQSAYLRGHNRDDVIDNFYLVGAGTHPGAGIPGVVGSAKATAGIVLEDLAAKQTA; encoded by the coding sequence ATGAATGCCGACGCCAGGCTAGACCTCGACCCACCGGCCAACCGCGGGAAGGGGATCGATCCCCAGATCGCCGAACGATACGTGGGCAAGAGCGCTTGCGTCATCGGCGCCGGCTTCGGCGGAATGGCGCTGGCGATCCGGCTGCAATCGGCAGGGATCGCGACCACCGTGGTCGAGGCGCGCGACAAGCCGGGCGGGCGGGCCTATTTCTGGGAGAAGGACGGCTTTACCTTCGATGCCGGGCCGACCGTCATCACCGACCCGCCTTGCCTCGAGGAACTGTGGCAGCTGACCGGCCACAACATCGCCGAGGACGTCGAGCTGATGAAGGTCATGCCGTTCTACCGCCTCAACTGGCCAGACGGCACGAATTTCGATTACTCGAACGACGAAGACGAGCTCTACGCCGAGATCGCCAAGCTCAATCCCGACGACGTCGTCGGCTATCAGCGGTTCCTCGAATACTCGGCCGAGGTCTACGAAGAAGGCTACATCAAGCTCGGCACCAAGCCGTTCCTCGATTTCAAATCGATGCTCAAGGCCGCGCCCGCGCTGGTGAAGAAACAGGCGTGGCGCAGCGTCTATTCGATGGTGTCGAGCTATATCGAGAACGAGAAACTGCGCGAGGCGTTCAGTTTCCATTCGCTGCTGGTCGGGGGCAACCCGATGAACACCAGCTCGATCTACGCGCTGATCCACAAGCTGGAAAAGGACGGCGGCGTATGGTGGGCACGCGGCGGCACCAACCGGCTGATCGCAGGCATGGTGCGCCATTTCGAACGGCTCGGCGGCACGATGCGCGTCGGCGATGCGGTGAAGCAGGTGCACACGATGGGCACCCGCGCGACCGAGGTCGAGACGGTCAGCGGATGGAGAGAGCGCTTCGACGCGGTCGCCTCCAACGCCGACATCATGCATTCCTACAAGGATCTGCTGAGCGAGAGCGTACGCGGGCAGAAAATGGCCAAGTCTCTGGCACGCAAGAGCTTTTCGCCGTCGCTGTTCGTCGTGCATTTCGGGCTGGATGGCACCTGGCCGGGGATCGCCCATCACATGATCCTGTTCGCCAACCGCTACAAGGGTTTGCTCGACGACATCTACAAGAACGGCGTGCTGCCGGAGGATTTCGCGATCTACCTGCACCACCCGACCGTGACCGATCCGAGCATGGCGCCCAAGGGCAAAAGCACGTTCTACGCGCTGGTGCCGGTGGCGCATATGGGCAAGATGCCGGTCGACTGGGACGAAGTCGGCCCGCAGCTCGAACGGATGATCCTCGACGAAATCGGACGCCGGCTGATCCCCGATATCCACGACCGGATCGTCACCAAGTTCAGCTATGCGCCCAAGGATTTCAAACAGGACCTCTCGGCCCACATGGGCAGCGCCTTCAGCCTCGAACCGGTGCTGTGGCAGAGCGCGTACCTGCGCGGCCACAACCGCGACGACGTGATCGACAATTTCTACCTGGTCGGCGCGGGCACGCATCCGGGCGCTGGCATCCCCGGCGTGGTTGGCAGCGCGAAGGCCACGGCGGGGATTGTTCTGGAGGATTTGGCCGCTAAGCAGACGGCATGA
- the crtY gene encoding lycopene beta-cyclase CrtY: MEGRTIDLAIVGGGLAGGLIALAVYRQRPEFRIALIEGGKTLGGNHRWSWFESDLDAAGKALMEEFRQTSWDKGYEVRFPAYARTLATGYRSMSSVDFHEALTRLLPDSMLHLGRKATAIDVRGVDLDGGVENGGERIVARTVIDCRSFTTSKHLRGGWQVFLGRHMRLDHAHGLERPVIMDASVDQVAPHGNGGAYRFVYVLPLGAHDVFVEDTYYADDPQLDRGALSSRIDRYARENGWADSAIVGHESGVLPVLTGGDFAAYQDEVRIPGVAIAGARGGFVHPLTSYTIPIAVDNALTIAAEADLTGEQLAALIENRARRHWRRTGYYRLLGRFLFFAADPEARVNVFQRFYGLQKGLIERFYAARSTGFDRVRVLWGNPPVSIPRALAAIFKQGEPLEQRTHKDKQTETTA, from the coding sequence ATGGAAGGGCGCACGATCGATCTGGCAATCGTCGGTGGCGGGCTCGCTGGCGGGTTGATCGCGCTCGCGGTCTATCGCCAGCGTCCCGAATTCCGCATCGCGCTGATCGAAGGCGGGAAAACGCTGGGCGGGAACCACCGCTGGAGCTGGTTCGAAAGCGATCTCGACGCCGCCGGCAAGGCCTTGATGGAGGAATTCCGCCAGACCAGCTGGGACAAGGGTTACGAGGTCCGGTTTCCGGCCTACGCCCGAACGCTTGCAACCGGCTATCGCTCGATGTCCTCGGTCGATTTTCACGAGGCGCTGACCCGGCTTCTGCCCGACAGTATGCTCCATCTGGGGCGCAAGGCGACGGCGATCGACGTGCGCGGGGTCGATCTCGACGGCGGTGTCGAAAACGGGGGGGAACGGATTGTCGCGCGCACCGTGATCGACTGTCGCAGCTTTACCACCAGCAAGCATCTGCGCGGCGGGTGGCAGGTGTTTCTCGGAAGGCACATGCGGCTCGATCATGCGCACGGGCTCGAACGACCGGTGATCATGGACGCTAGCGTCGATCAGGTCGCACCCCATGGCAATGGCGGGGCCTATCGCTTCGTCTACGTGCTGCCGCTCGGAGCGCACGATGTGTTTGTCGAGGACACCTATTACGCCGATGATCCGCAGCTCGATCGCGGCGCGCTGTCGTCGCGGATCGATCGCTATGCGCGCGAAAACGGCTGGGCCGACAGCGCCATCGTCGGGCATGAGAGCGGCGTGCTGCCGGTGCTGACCGGAGGTGATTTCGCCGCCTATCAGGACGAGGTCCGCATCCCCGGCGTCGCGATCGCAGGCGCGCGCGGCGGCTTCGTCCATCCGCTCACCAGCTATACAATCCCGATCGCGGTCGACAACGCGCTGACGATCGCGGCCGAAGCCGACCTGACCGGCGAACAGCTTGCCGCCCTGATCGAAAACCGGGCCAGACGCCACTGGCGCAGGACCGGCTACTACCGGCTGCTCGGCCGATTTCTTTTCTTCGCTGCGGACCCGGAAGCCCGTGTGAACGTTTTCCAGAGGTTCTACGGCCTGCAAAAAGGGCTGATCGAACGATTCTACGCCGCGCGTTCCACCGGGTTCGACCGGGTCCGCGTCTTATGGGGCAATCCGCCCGTATCTATTCCGCGTGCGCTCGCCGCGATCTTCAAACAGGGCGAGCCGCTCGAACAGCGGACGCACAAAGACAAACAGACGGAGACCACGGCATGA
- a CDS encoding DUF2585 family protein — MPDRVSILVSFGIALATVLILLAMDRPPICTCGDVKLWHGDINSSGNSQHISDWYTPSHIIHGMIFYALGWLLFCKRGIGGGSATRWGITLAVALEAAWEIAENTPFVIDRYRAVTVNWGYSGDSVLNSFADLGWMSLGFFLALRLPGKVTIALAILMEIVVAMVVRDNLTLNVIMLLFPLDSIAEWQAAGHS; from the coding sequence ATGCCAGACCGCGTTTCGATCCTCGTATCGTTCGGCATCGCGCTGGCGACGGTGCTGATCCTGCTGGCGATGGACCGCCCGCCGATCTGCACCTGCGGCGACGTGAAGCTGTGGCATGGCGATATCAACTCGTCGGGCAACAGCCAGCACATCTCGGACTGGTATACGCCCAGCCATATCATCCACGGGATGATCTTCTACGCGCTTGGCTGGCTGCTGTTCTGCAAGCGCGGGATCGGCGGCGGATCGGCAACAAGATGGGGAATCACGCTGGCCGTGGCGCTGGAGGCCGCATGGGAGATCGCGGAGAACACACCCTTCGTGATCGACCGTTATCGTGCGGTGACGGTCAACTGGGGCTATTCGGGTGACAGCGTGCTCAATTCCTTCGCCGATCTCGGGTGGATGAGCCTCGGATTCTTTCTCGCGCTGCGATTGCCCGGCAAGGTAACGATCGCGTTGGCGATTTTGATGGAAATCGTGGTGGCGATGGTCGTCCGCGACAACCTCACGCTCAACGTCATCATGTTGCTGTTTCCGCTGGATTCCATCGCCGAATGGCAGGCGGCCGGCCACAGTTGA